The DNA sequence AGGACGAGATGGGCCTCGCGGTCATCAGCGGTCTCGTCGACGACGTGGAGGTCCGATCCGGTGCGGGCGGCGGAGTGATCCGTATGAGCTGGCCGACGGCGGACGCCTCGGTACGCCCCTGAGAGGGCTGCACCTGCTGCACCTGCTGCTCCCTGCGTCTGCCCCGTGCCTGCATCTGTTACCCCTGTCCCTGTCTCTGCCCCTGTGCCTGCGCATGTTCCTCTGCGTCGTCTGCTGCTACCAGGTCTGCGCCCCCGTTCCCCGCGCCGCGCCGCAGTGCGTGCTCGTGGAGTGTGGCCGGGCCCTCGGTGCCTCTATCCGTGATTCCAGGTGCTGAAGGCTGTGTCTGAGGTGCTGCGGCGCTGAGAGGCGTCCTGCGGTCTTGAGACGTCGAGAGCCGCGAGCTATGAGGCGCACGATTGGTGTTTCGTTTCCCCGGGCCCTGCTGAGCAGGGCCTTTTTTCTTGATTCTCTTCGTGTAATCCGCCTGCCTCATTACTGCATTCGAGCAGAATCTCTCCGCTGATCTCTTGGCGTTGGGGGGAGAGGGATCAATTCTCTTCCCATCCACTGTTCTGATCAGGTTCCGCTCCCTACAATCCGTCCACGACTTGAGCGATGAGCGTCAAGGAGGACGTATGGCGGAGTTCTTCACCACCCCCATGGCAGCACTGACGCAAGAATCCGCGTTTTCCGACCGACCCGTCTCCCTCGCGGCGGCGGTACTCACCGACGGCAACCGGCTGATCGTCATCTTGGTGGCGGTCGTCGCCGTCGCCGCGCTGATCGTCGCCCAGCTGCTCGTACGCCAGGTCCTGGCGGCCGGCGAGGGCACCGAGCGCATGAAGGAGATCGCCGCAGCGGTGCAGGAAGGCGCGAACGCCTATCTCGCCCGACAACTGCGCACGGTCGGCGTCTTCTCCGTTGTTGTGTTCTTCCTGTTGTTCCTGTTGCCGGCCGACAACTGGTCGCAACGCGCGGGGCGTTCCCTCTTCTTCCTGGTGGGTGCGCTTTTCTCGGCGGCGACCGGATACATCGGTATGCGACTCGCCGTACGGAGCAATGTGCGGGTGGCCGCGGCCGCGCGTGAGGCGACCCCAGCGGAAGGGGAACCGGAAAAGGATCTCACCGCGGTCTCGCACAAAGCGATGAAGATCGCTTTCCGTACCGGTGGCGTGGTCGGAATGATCACAGTGGGGCTCGGTCTGCTCGGGGCCTCCTGCGTGGTGCTCGTCTATGCCGCCGACGCGCCCAAGGTGCTGGAGGGGTTCGGTCTCGGCGCGGCGCTGATCGCCATGTTCATGAGGGTCGGCGGCGGGATCTTCACCAAGGCCGCGGATGTCGGCGCCGACCTGGTGGGCAAGGTCGAGCAGGGCATCCCGGAGGACGACCCGCGCAACGCCGCCACCATCGCCGACAACGTGGGCGACAACGTCGGTGACTGCGCGGGCATGGCGGCTGATCTCTTCGAGTCGTACGCCGTGACGCTCGTCGCGGCGCTCATCCTCGGTACGGCTGCGTTCGGCGACTCCGGTCTCGCCTTCCCCCTGATGGTCCCGGCGATCGGCGTCGTCACCGCGATGATCGGGATCTTCGCGGTGGCCCCGCGCCGCGCCGACCGCAGCGGGATGACCGCGATCAACCGGGGCTTCTTCATCTCCGCGGTGATCTCGCTCGCCCTGGTGGCCGTCGCAGCCTTCGCCTATCTGCCCTCCTCGTACGCGGAGCTGGACGGGGTCACCGACGAAGCGATCGCCGGACATGGCGGCGATCCGCGCATCTTCGCCCTGGTCGCGGTGGCCATCGGCATCGCCCTGGCCGCGCTCATCCAGCAGCTCACCGGCTACTTCACCGAGACCAACCGCCGCCCGGTCAGAGACATCGGGAAGTCCGCGCTCACCGGCCCGGCGACCGTGGTGCTGGCGGGCATCTCCATCGGCCTGGAATCGGCCGTGTACACCGCGCTGCTGATCAGCCTCGGTGTCTACGGGGCGTTCCTGCTGGGCGGTACGTCAATCATGCTGGCGCTCTTCGCGGTCGCGCTCGCCGGGACGGGGCTCCTCACCACGGTGGGCGTCATCGTGGCCATGGACACCTTCGGGCCGGTCTCGGACAACGCCCAGGGCATCGCCGAGATGTCCGGGGACGTCACGGGGGCCGGCGCCCAGGTGCTCACCGACCTGGACGCGGTCGGCAACACGACCAAGGCCATCACCAAGGGCATCGCCATCGCCACCGCCGTGCTCGCGGCGGCGGCCCTCTTCGGGTCCTACCGTGACGCCATCGCCACGGCGGTCGACGAGGTCGGGGCCGGGGCGGGCGAGCTGGGGCTGAGCCTGGACATCTCGCAGCCCAACAACCTCGTCGGCCTGATCCTGGGCGCCGCTGTCGTGTTCCTGTTCTCCGGGTTGGCCATCAACGCCGTGTCCCGGTCGGCCGGAGCGGTGGTCTACGAGGTCAGGCGGCAGTTCCGCGAGCGCCCCGGGATCATGGACTACTCGGAGAAGCCCGAGTACGGCCGCGTCGTCGACATCTGCACCCGGGACGCCCTGCGCGAACTGGCCACGCCGGGACTGCTGGCGGTGCTGGCGCCGATCGCGGTCGGCTTCACCCTCGGCGTCGGCGCCCTCGGCTCGTACCTCGCCGGCGCGATCGCCACGGGCACGCTGATGGCCGTGTTCCTCGCCAACTCCGGCGGGGCCTGGGACAACGCCAAGAAACTCGTCGAGGACGGCCACCACGGCGGCAAGGGCAGCGAGGCCCATGCCGCGACCGTCATCGGGGACACGGTCGGCGACCCGTTCAAGGACACGGCGGGCCCGGCGATCAACCCGCTGCTCAAGGTGATGAACCTGGTCGCCCTGCTCATCGCCCCGGCGATCGTGCAGTTCAGCTACGGAGCGGACGCGAATCCCTGGGTGCGGGCGCTGGTGGCCGTCATCGCCATCGGCGTCATCGTCGCCTCGGTCTACGTCTCCAAGCGGCGCGGCATCGCCGTGGGCGACGACGACGCCCCGGGGGACGGCGGCCCCTCGGTCCCCGCGCCGGATCCCGCGGCGGCCCCGTGATCCGGATCCGTACCTGCATGCGGGCCCGTGAGGCGTATGTGCGGCGGCGCGCCGCCGTGAGACGTACGCGGGAGGGAGGGGAGCCCCGCGTCGGCCGACGTGACGTGTGATCAAGGGGTGGGCGGACGGCTCGTGCTGACGTGCCGTCCGCCTTCGT is a window from the Streptomyces sp. MMBL 11-1 genome containing:
- a CDS encoding sodium-translocating pyrophosphatase — protein: MAEFFTTPMAALTQESAFSDRPVSLAAAVLTDGNRLIVILVAVVAVAALIVAQLLVRQVLAAGEGTERMKEIAAAVQEGANAYLARQLRTVGVFSVVVFFLLFLLPADNWSQRAGRSLFFLVGALFSAATGYIGMRLAVRSNVRVAAAAREATPAEGEPEKDLTAVSHKAMKIAFRTGGVVGMITVGLGLLGASCVVLVYAADAPKVLEGFGLGAALIAMFMRVGGGIFTKAADVGADLVGKVEQGIPEDDPRNAATIADNVGDNVGDCAGMAADLFESYAVTLVAALILGTAAFGDSGLAFPLMVPAIGVVTAMIGIFAVAPRRADRSGMTAINRGFFISAVISLALVAVAAFAYLPSSYAELDGVTDEAIAGHGGDPRIFALVAVAIGIALAALIQQLTGYFTETNRRPVRDIGKSALTGPATVVLAGISIGLESAVYTALLISLGVYGAFLLGGTSIMLALFAVALAGTGLLTTVGVIVAMDTFGPVSDNAQGIAEMSGDVTGAGAQVLTDLDAVGNTTKAITKGIAIATAVLAAAALFGSYRDAIATAVDEVGAGAGELGLSLDISQPNNLVGLILGAAVVFLFSGLAINAVSRSAGAVVYEVRRQFRERPGIMDYSEKPEYGRVVDICTRDALRELATPGLLAVLAPIAVGFTLGVGALGSYLAGAIATGTLMAVFLANSGGAWDNAKKLVEDGHHGGKGSEAHAATVIGDTVGDPFKDTAGPAINPLLKVMNLVALLIAPAIVQFSYGADANPWVRALVAVIAIGVIVASVYVSKRRGIAVGDDDAPGDGGPSVPAPDPAAAP